The sequence below is a genomic window from Eubalaena glacialis isolate mEubGla1 chromosome 13, mEubGla1.1.hap2.+ XY, whole genome shotgun sequence.
ACTTTGCATTTCCCCTCACagagaaaagagcctcttctctGTGAGGGGAAATGCAAAGTCATGGGCTGATAGCCCATGTGTAAAGTCGCTCAGCTCCTTCACTTACCTATAAACCTGTCTCCTTtcactgcctgcctgcctgcctgccatcCACCTCTCCATCCTGCTCAAATCTCTCTTCTCCCGTGGTCTCTGTGGTAGTTTGCGCTCCTGGTTTTCCCATTTCTCTGGCCACtccctttcattttgttttgctttcagtCTCACCCAGCTCTGAGTGTTCTCCTGTATTACTGGCTGCCAGGGGGTCTTTCCAATGCATAAAGGTGTTCCTATCACCCTCTGCTTGAAATCTCTCCATGACAAGAACAGGCAAAATTAGTCAAGGCTGATAAAAGTCAGAGTAATGGTTACCTCTGGGCAGGGGAAATAGGAATTGATtgcaaaggggcatgagggagCCTTCCAGGGTGCTGGAAATATTATATATCTTATTTTAGGTAGTGGTTCTATGGGTCTCTGCGTACATTAAAATTCACTGAGCTGTTGTTATGTTAAGACTAGTGCCTTTCGCTCTATGTATATTATACCTCAagttaaaaaagacaaaaccttCAGTGGCTCTCCATCACTACCACAGGTTAAAATCCATACTCCTTAGAATAGCCCACAGGTTCCAATTCACTCCTCCCTTGAGTCTTGGCTCAAGCATCTTCCTCCTGTGAAACCCACCCTGGCTTTCTGAGTGTTATGACGCATACGTCTTCTACACTCATGTAGGACCATAAACACAGGCCTAGCCTAATTCTTAAGAGAGTGTGTTGTAACTGTACATCTGCTTCCCTCCCTGGACTGGGAGCTCCCTAAGACTAGGAACCGGCTCTTTTCCGTTCCATCGCTCCCCTAGCACCGCGTGGAGTGACTGGTACATAAGCCCCCACtgaatgtctgttgaatgaatgagtgcaagTTCACTTTGTATTTGCTTTGAGCTTGGCCTTCTTTACTGAAAAGtctcctccctccagcctgcAGGGTGTTTCCTCAGAGAGAGGAAGCCTGTTGCACAATGGCGGTTTTTGATACTCCAGAGGAGGCCTTTGGCGTCTTGCGGCCCATCTGTGTTCAGCTCACAAAGACCCAGACAGTGGGGAATGTGGAGCGTCTGCAGGCACAGTTACAAGTCGTGAGTGACTCTGCCCTTCAGGAACTTCAGCAGTACATCCTCTTCCCTTTGCGATTTACCCTGAAGACCCCGGGCCCCAAAAGAGAGCACTTGATCCAGAGTGTGGTGGAATGCATCACCCTCGTCCTCTCTTCAACGTGTGTGAAGGAACAAGAActtctccaggaactcttttcggAACTCTCTGCTTGCCTGTATTCACCCAACTCCCAGAAACCTGCCGCTGTGTCAGAGGAGTTGAAATTGGCTGTGATCCAGGGCCTCAGTGCATTAATGCACTCGGCTTATGGGGACATCATTCTGACTATTTATGAGCCCTCCATTCTGCCTCGTTTAGGATTTGCTGTATCTTTACTGTTAGGCCTAGCAGAACAggagaaatcaaaacaaattaaaatggcTGCCTTAAAATGTTTACAGGTTCTACTCTTTCAATGTGAGTGTCAAGACCATCCAAGGTCCTTGGATGAACTTGAGCAAAAGCAGCTGGGGgatttgtttgcttcttttttaccTGGCCTCTCAACTACACTGACCAGGGTCATCACAGGAGACTTCAAACAAGGGCACAGCATTGTCGTGTCTTCCCTAAAGGTCTTTTACAAGACAGTGAGCTTCATTATGGCTGATGAACAGCTCAGAAGAGTCTCAGAGGTCCGAGCAAAGCCTGCCGTGGAGCACAGAGTAGCGGAGCTGTTGGTTCACAGGGAAGCCAATTGGGTAAAAAATACCGGCGACAGGTTGACTGTCcttattaaaaagataattgagTGTGTTTCAGTTTACCCACACTGGAAGGTGAGGCTGGAACTGATAGACTTTGTCGAGGCCCTTCTCTTGAAGTGCAGTAAGTCACTGATCGAATCGGCTGGTCCCCTTCTGAAGGCTCTGGTGAGTCTGGTAAATGATGAGAGTCCTGACGTCCAAGCCCAATGCAATAAAATTCTGAGacgttttgcagatgagaaagtagtggtgggcagcagagcctttgCTGACATCTTGTCAGAAAACCTGCACTCCCTTGCCACGTCCCTTCCCCGCCTGATGAACTCCCAAGACGATCAGGGCAGATTCTCTACTCTCTCCTTGTTACTCGGGTACCTGAAACTCTTGGGCCCCAAAGTGAACTTTGTCCTCAACTCTGTGGCCCATCTCCAGCGCCTTTCCAAAGCGCTTATCCAAGTTCTAGAATTAGACGTGACCGACATCAAAATCGTTGAAGAGCGGCATTGGAACTCTGAGCATCTGAGCACTTCTCCAGAGACTTCAGCCTCGCGGCCATGGGCTCAAATGCAGAGGAGATATTTCCGCTTCTTCACTGACGAGAGGGTTTTCCTGCTCTTGAGGCAGGTTTGTCAGCTTCTTGGTTTCTATGGGAACCTCTACTTGCTCGTGGATCACTTTATGGAACTGTACCACGAGTCTGTGGTTTACCGGAAGCAGGCCGCCATGATCCTTAATGAACTGGTTGTAGGAGCTGCTGGGTTAGGGGTAGAGAATCTTcatgaaaaacacattaaaacaaACCCAGAGGAACTGAGGGAGATCGTGACATCAATACTTGAAGAATACACAAGCCAAGAAAACTGGTATTTGGTCACTTGCCTGGAAGCTGAAGAAGTGGGAGAGGAGCTGACGATGATGCGGTCAGGCCTTCAGGCCCTCGCATCTGGTGCACACACCTGCCAGGCTACCTCTCCTCCCACCTTCTCAAAGCCAAGTCCCACGATCTGCTCCATGAACAGCAACATCTGGCAAATATGCATCCAGTTGGAAGGGATTGGCCACTTTGCACACGCACTAGGGATAGACTTCCGTTTGCTCTTGATGTCAGCCCTCTATCCAGTCCTGGAGAAAGCTGGAGACCAAACCCTGCTTATCAGTCAGGCGGCCATCAGTGCCATGATGGACATTTGCCAGGCTTGTGGCTACGACTCCCTGCAGCAGCTGATCAATCAGAATTCAGACTATTTGGTAAATGGGATCTCTTTAAATCTGCGTCATCTGTCTCTCCACCCGCATACCCCGAAGGTCTTGGAAGTCATGCTACAGAACTCAGATGCTAGCCTGCTCCCTTTGGTGGCAGATGTGGTTCAAGACGTCTTGACTACCCTGGACCAATTTTACGATAAGAGAACAACTTCCTTTGTCAGTGTACTGCATGCCCTGCTGGCAGCATTAGGTACATTGAGAGCCCTTTTTAAATGCTGATTGGAAGGAAGGACTAGTATCCTTGTTCGCctaactgtttttttctttgtttggggTTACGCTGTGGAGGATGTTATTTGAATAGGTGTCTGTCTGGTCCCACATGTTACGGTAGAGTTCCATTGCttatgtttttatacttttaataatCTCTACCATCTATTGAACCCCTGCTCTGTCCCAGGGACATAAACCCTGCAGACTAaatgtaaacattatttttattttgcaggtaaggaaaactaaggctcagtgaGCTCTTACTTAGCCAAGGTTACACAGTTAATAAGGAGGAAAGTCAGGATTTAtgacaattttgttcttttcaataTACCAGACTGCTTCTGACAATATTTAGAGTTAGCAGTATCTATGCTAATGGAGAACAGGACTAACGTCAATTATTCAGTCCACAGATAATCTAGAACagtactgtccaatagaactttctgtgatgatggaactgTTCTCTATCTGTTCTGTCCAATACGGtaactacatgtggctagtgcagctgaggaactgaattttttatttttatttaaatagccacatgtagctagctAGTGACTGCCATGTTGGACAGAGCAGGTCTAGAaactttcttttaaccttttaaTTGTATGAGGTGGTTTGAATTTCTCTACTTCCCTTTCACCCTTTTGGGTGTCTGTTGGAGGTGTTACCCACCATTAAAATGGCAAAGTTTTGGACTATAAGAAAGAGAATCCCTCCACTGGATAGTCAATCTtcgaatgaaaaaaaaaaatatatatatatatatatgtatatatatatatatatatatgagctaTATACATGAGTTCCTTTTATCCAAAGAGCATACCTCCAGTATTTATTTCAGTACTTCTAATAGCCACCAAAGTAGGTGGAAAGGTCGCTGACCTCATTTTGTCAGCTGAAAAAGCTAAGACCATGTAAGAAAGTTTCTCAAGGAAGGTGACTGAACAGGGACGGTCCTCTGCCCTGTAGCTGATACCACTTccagtgttcattcattcattcatgaacgTTCACATGCAGTGTACAtgttgttttattcattcattcagtaaagatTACCTGCCATATGTTAGACACTGCTAAGTAATCAggattcagcagtgaacaagatgAATAAACTCAAGGAGCTTTCCTGCTACTGCAAGAGAGTAACAGGACAGTAGCAGAGTGGTCAGGGGACTTGATCATGGCACCTCCTCCCTGAGGAAACGGCAttagagctgagacctgaaggctgAGAAGGGCCCATCAGTACATATGGAGCTGTCACATCCTTTTTATGGTTTTTAAGAACattcaggcaaagggaacagcaggtgcaaaggcctggagggaAGAAAGGGCTTGGGGTCTTTGGAGAATGGAGAAGAGATCATTGTGGAGACAGTGACACAAGATGAAATTGGAAGGATGGGTGAGGATGAATCCCACGGGGCCTTGTAGAccaagggaaggagtgggggtTGTATTTTGCAACCACTCAGAAGCCTGTGTGCTGGACTAGTCACTGGGATGGCAATGGTGACCAAGGAGAACATGGAAACACTCCTAAGACTGGCTTACTGCTTATAGGTTTTAGACTACGAGTGGCTTCCATGGCCCAAATATACCCCAGGCTTCCACCCTTAGTGTTTTGAGGAACTCTACTACATGTcagtttgagttttaaaaaatatattaacaaaagGCCTATTAAATATATCCTTTCAGGAGATATCTCCATTTGGGCCATGAAAATTGAATTGCCTTGGATTGCCAGTGTCTTTGGTCATCTGTAAAGAGGAATCCTGTGTAGCACCTTTTCTCTAAATTGCAGAGAGGAAAATGAGGATGGTTAAGCTTGACTTGAGAGCATCCTAGGAAAAGCAGCAAAAGTGGGGATAGCTTTTCTGAAAGTTTTGAAATAACCCAGACTACACTTGCATTTTGAATGGTAAGCAGTACTGTGGAGAGTGGATCAGTCCCACACAAATCAAAGTAGCACTGTCTGCTGGCGTTTCCTCTTGTCATTCGAATTGTCTAACTGATGGTCACTCTTTTAAGATGGGAGTGGAAGTGTGGTCTCAGAGAAATTCCAAAAGGTTTTAAAAGAACCCAGTATGTCTTTTAGGAAATTGAGTTACCACATACACAGTGTTTCACAGGCATTGACTAAAAAAGCATTAGGTTCCGCAGTGAAGGCAAGAACCATCAGTTAAATTACTGCTTAGCACCAACTACTGATTCACTGATTAttcataacaagaaaaaaattgggtAGCTTTGAAAATGAGAAAGCATCCATACCACATACCTCAGCACTCGGAGATCGTGCCACATCCACACATACAAGGCCGTGTTTTGCTGGCCACATAATGTTCTATTGTGTGGCTGTACCATGATTTAAGCAGTCCTTTCTtggtggacattttggttgcttccagtcttttgccccctccacccccaaaatGCTGCAGTGTACTCTCTGTAGGTCATTTTGGACATGTCTGAGTATACCAGTAGAGTATATTCCTAAGACAGTTGCTGGCTTAGAGGGTAttacatttaaatctgtgatAGAGAAAGAGTTTCAAATTGCTCCGTAAAGAGGTTGCACCAATTTAaactcccatcagcaatgtaagAGAGCGCCAATTTTGCCACTCCCTCACCCACGCTGTATATTACCTagctttttgatctttgctaatcCAGTAGGAGAAAAAGTGCACCTTATTATAGTTTAATTTGCATTAAGAGTGAGGTCGAGctgcttttcatatgtttaaaagcCATTTGTGAGCAAAGACTTCTTAATGTCTGGCACTAGCCTTAAATCTAGAAAATAATCTTTGCAGCCTGTCAATTTTCTCAGTGTAAATGCTGGGCCCTGGCTTTAACCCATTGGGAATGCAGTCCCTCAGAGTACATTAAGGACAGATTTATGTCTGGGCACTGAAGAAATGGCATAATCGATCCCTTCATGTAGGAACCTCCAGGTACTGGACCGAAGGCTCTCTCGTCCAGCATTTGCTCTCTGCTGCTCCCAGTTGCCTGGCCCTGGCATAGCCCATCTGCTGTTGCTGTGGCTCTGTGCAGATGCTCCTTGATAGAAAAGAGATTAGCAGGTGCTAAAGGTCATCAGAGACTTCTCCCCTGCTGTCTGCAAAAGGAGGGCAAAAATTCAGGCCATAGGGTTTTCTTGTTGATTCATTCTTTAAGTATTAAGAGCCTTTTTTGAAATGAAGCCCTGGGGGACCCCGGTATACAAAAAGAGTTCAAATTAGAGCAGGGCTGGTGAAAGAAGGCATAGAAACCCTGTTCCCACCCTTTAAACTGCTGTCTCTGGGTGCCCTCCCTGTTGTGACCCTGAGACATTTCTGCAGAGCCCTAGGGCTCCTCAagacacagtttgaaaaccactggttcTGTAACGTTTAAGGCTTATTCTGCAGTGACACGTCAGAAGTATTGGAGCATCACTAAAAAAGGAAAAGCTTTGGAGAGAAAATGCCAGCCTTCTGAAGCATTTTATATCAAATACCTATGTGAGACTGTGTCCGTTCTCAAGGCTCTGCAGAGCCTCTCTTCCGCTAATGAGCAGTGTATCCTGCACTCAGAATTTTGTCACTGGTAGCTTTCCTCCAGTCTagcatatttattcattcagcatataTTTTGAGCACCCACTCCATGCTGGGCATATTGGCTTTCCAGTGGTGATCAATGGAACACAGTGTCTAATGGGAGATTCAGACACTAAACAATACATACAAAGTAAATACAGTAATTACAAATTACTGATGagttgaaagaaaagaacatggTGCTGTATAAAAGACCTAAGTTAGattggcggggcgggggcggtcAAGGGATAGCTTTACTAGGCAACGTATGTTTGTATTGAAACATGAAAAGTGATTTGGAATTAACCAGATGTTACATAGGAGGTTAAAGTATTCCAGATAGtaagaacagcatgtgcaaaggttcTAAGGCAGGAGGATACCTGGCGCATTGGAGGAACCAGAAGATGGTCGGTGAACAGGCAGCCGGGAGTGGTTAGCAGAGGAGGTTGGAGAGACAGGTAGGGACTGGATCCTGTGGGCACCATGCAGGCCATGGCAGAGAGCTTATTCTACTTAGAAAGTACTAATGCCTGTTGTCAATGACCAAGGTGATCATTATAACACTTTATTTATAGCCCAGTGGTTCCCAGACACAGGTCATCTCGGGCAACTCCAAGAGCAAAGTGTAGGGGAAGAGGGAAGTCATTTGAGCCAAAGACCAGCAAGTCTTGAGAAAGGACTTGAGAATACCACAACAGCCGAAGACATTGAACAGTTTGTGCTGAACTACCTCAAGGAAAAGGATGTAGCAGATGGAAATGTCTCGGATTTTGATAATGAAGAAGgtaactattatttattttggcctcaGCTGTTTTTTACTTTTGGAAGCAGATTATTGTAAAAACAATGAAACATCATGATAGGAAGTTTGGAAATAAGAAAGGTCAAATAACCCTGCCATGCTAACATAAGCATTCTCACTTTGTTTGtagtctttttccatccttttctaTTGCAAacctgtttttgtttggttgcaGCCACAGTTTAAATGCATTATACCCTTTTTGCATTTAGTTATATAATAAGGAACTCTTCATGTTGCTATGGGGTTTTCATAATTAATGTTTTAATAGCTGCCACTAAGTATACATTCCCCTTGGGAAGTTTAGGTTGCTTCTAGCTTTTCACTCtaataaacagtgctgcagtgcaTGATTCTATGCACGtgaccttttccttctttttgcatATTTCTGTATAAAtctcagaagtgggatttctaGGTCAAGGATATGAACATCATGTTATGCTTGCCAAATTGTCTTTCAGAAAGGTTGTGGCAATTTACACCTTCTCTTCTGCAGTTCAGGATTAATACTGGTTTCACCACAAGCTTGCCAACATTGACTATTACCAATTTTACTTCTTGCTAAATTAAAATGGTTCTCgttattttactttgcatttctttgattgctAGAAAGGTTGAACATCTTTCTATATGCATCTTTCCTAACAATTTTTTCTTATGCCcattatcttttcatatgctttgtccatttattttatttattggtagGAGTAGATTCCAGTGTTTTTCTTACCAATTTATATGATAAAGGAGAAGGGAGTTCAGGCTAG
It includes:
- the TTI1 gene encoding TELO2-interacting protein 1 homolog, whose protein sequence is MAVFDTPEEAFGVLRPICVQLTKTQTVGNVERLQAQLQVVSDSALQELQQYILFPLRFTLKTPGPKREHLIQSVVECITLVLSSTCVKEQELLQELFSELSACLYSPNSQKPAAVSEELKLAVIQGLSALMHSAYGDIILTIYEPSILPRLGFAVSLLLGLAEQEKSKQIKMAALKCLQVLLFQCECQDHPRSLDELEQKQLGDLFASFLPGLSTTLTRVITGDFKQGHSIVVSSLKVFYKTVSFIMADEQLRRVSEVRAKPAVEHRVAELLVHREANWVKNTGDRLTVLIKKIIECVSVYPHWKVRLELIDFVEALLLKCSKSLIESAGPLLKALVSLVNDESPDVQAQCNKILRRFADEKVVVGSRAFADILSENLHSLATSLPRLMNSQDDQGRFSTLSLLLGYLKLLGPKVNFVLNSVAHLQRLSKALIQVLELDVTDIKIVEERHWNSEHLSTSPETSASRPWAQMQRRYFRFFTDERVFLLLRQVCQLLGFYGNLYLLVDHFMELYHESVVYRKQAAMILNELVVGAAGLGVENLHEKHIKTNPEELREIVTSILEEYTSQENWYLVTCLEAEEVGEELTMMRSGLQALASGAHTCQATSPPTFSKPSPTICSMNSNIWQICIQLEGIGHFAHALGIDFRLLLMSALYPVLEKAGDQTLLISQAAISAMMDICQACGYDSLQQLINQNSDYLVNGISLNLRHLSLHPHTPKVLEVMLQNSDASLLPLVADVVQDVLTTLDQFYDKRTTSFVSVLHALLAALAQWFPDTGHLGQLQEQSVGEEGSHLSQRPASLEKGLENTTTAEDIEQFVLNYLKEKDVADGNVSDFDNEEEEQSDPPEVDENDTDPSVQPPLPVQIQIATDVMERCIHLMSDKNLKIRLKVLDVLDLCVVVLQSHKNQLLPLAHRAWPSLVHRLTNDDPLAVLRAFKVLRTLGGKCGDFLRSRFCKDVLPKLAGSLVSQAPVSARAGPVYFHTLAFKLQLAVLQGLGPLCERLDLGEGDLNKVADACLIYLSAKQPVKLQEAARSLFLHLMKVDPDSTWLLLNELYCPQEFTPPHPSLHPVQLRGATGQQSPFAANVLRLLQELQ